In the genome of Rhodamnia argentea isolate NSW1041297 chromosome 3, ASM2092103v1, whole genome shotgun sequence, one region contains:
- the LOC115726865 gene encoding protein E6-like, with product MVTPKHFFFATLLILASIHVEAREVRERESFSKFTNANDNDDTEKARVVPHTTEEALPTAQEEALKKQEDQEQEPAFLPQTQNGYGLYGHEEMFEDTPATTTATTRDRPSRTAMPDDSFYSYPNGDSESSNNYYNDRRSDNYFDKDAYVTGQREQARDTYLPEEQNFDGNARLQDSSYTTATGSRATTNDRNNYYTGGNRYGAGKQEGMSDTRFMENGKYFYDVDNEEKYYQNRYKNSRPGYSTQGYYGNGDRTNNVNLYEQQFDKVDRDSMGRFQDQEEFQESQDDEFVP from the exons ATGGTCACTCCAAAACACTTCTTCTTCGCAACGCTCTTGATTCTTGCCTCCATCCATGTCGAAGCAAGAGAGGTCAGGGAGCGCGAATCCTTCAGCAAGTTCACCAACGCCAACGACAATGACGACACGGAGAAGGCACGAGTCGTCCCCCACACCACGGAAGAGGCTCTCCCCACCGCCCAAGAAGAGGCCTTGAAGAAGCAGGAGGACCAGGAGCAAGAGCCGGCCTTCCTCCCGCAGACCCAGAATGGATATGGCCTCTACGGTCATGAGGAGATGTTCGAGGACACtcccgccaccaccaccgccaccacccgtGACCGCCCGTCCAGGACGGCGATGCCGGACGACTCATTCTACAGCTACCCGAATGGCGATTCCGAGAGCAGCAACAACTATTACAACGATAGGAGGAGCGACAACTACTTCGACAAGGATGCTTACGTCACAGGCCAGAGGGAGCAAGCCCGCGACACTTACTTGCCGGAGGAGCAGAACTTTGACGGCAACGCTCGGCTTCAAGATAGTAGCTACACCACCGCCACCGGCTCCCGTGCCACCACGAATGACCGCAACAACTACTATACAGGCGGCAATAG GTATGGCGCCGGGAAGCAGGAAGGGATGAGTGACACGAGGTTCATGGAGAACGGGAAGTACTTCTACGACGTGGACAACGAGGAGAAATACTACCAAAACAGGTACAAGAATTCGAGGCCCGGGTACTCGACTCAAGGTTACTACGGCAACGGCGACCGCACCAACAACGTCAACCTCTACGAGCAGCAGTTCGACAAAGTCGACCGCGACTCCATGGGACGATTCCAGGACCAGGAGGAGTTCCAGGAGAGCCAGGACGATGAGTTTGTGCCctga